Proteins encoded within one genomic window of Pedobacter africanus:
- a CDS encoding NAD(P)H-dependent oxidoreductase, which translates to MSLIEALNWRYATKKMNGQPVPQEKVDQILAAARLAPTSSGLQPFKIIVVTNQELKEKIKAVAYGQQQITDASHVLIFAAWDNYTEERIRGIFTHTNNERGVPESATADYVNNLVNNYTNRTSEENFHHAAKQAYIGFGVALAEAALLKVDATPMEGFEPAKLDELLGLNKMGLRSTTIMPLGYRDEAGDWLVGLKKVRTPLKDFIIEFK; encoded by the coding sequence ATGAGCTTAATAGAAGCATTGAACTGGCGTTATGCCACTAAAAAAATGAATGGACAGCCTGTACCGCAGGAAAAAGTTGACCAGATATTGGCTGCTGCCCGTCTTGCACCTACATCATCAGGCTTACAGCCCTTCAAGATCATTGTGGTGACAAACCAGGAGCTGAAAGAAAAAATCAAAGCGGTTGCTTATGGGCAACAACAAATTACCGACGCTTCTCATGTACTGATCTTTGCAGCTTGGGACAATTATACTGAAGAAAGGATCAGGGGAATATTTACACATACCAATAACGAACGTGGTGTACCGGAGTCGGCTACAGCAGATTATGTGAACAACCTGGTGAACAATTATACCAACAGAACTTCAGAGGAGAATTTTCATCATGCCGCCAAACAAGCCTATATAGGTTTTGGGGTTGCCCTGGCCGAGGCCGCCTTGTTAAAAGTGGATGCTACACCGATGGAAGGCTTTGAGCCAGCAAAACTGGACGAGCTCCTGGGCTTAAACAAAATGGGGTTACGCAGCACCACCATTATGCCGTTAGGCTACAGGGATGAGGCCGGCGACTGGCTGGTAGGTCTGAAAAAGGTACGCACCCCTTTAAAGGACTTCATTATTGAATTTAAATAG
- a CDS encoding PspC domain-containing protein, giving the protein MKKTHNINIGNSIIHIEEDAYEMLTIYLNEVKQHFARNADDFEIVTDIENRIAEMFAEMLSVQQKQVIGIADVQSVMQQMGSVKDFETSEETDEKYAAPQEYDSIKKLYRDTDQAMIAGVCAGLAHYLDLNVKWVRLFTFLTIFIFGSGLLAYIIFWIMVPKAKTRFERMSMYGEEPTLRGFANSHQHPLVKQSKGFVAEFFEVIWNFLQGTGRIILKVIAISITVFGSFLILALISAAAALFGFWDADIFSYFPLNIINQEYIPAVVFAALLLFGIPVLALIIFSLRVAFNGKPINKAFSFGMLIVWLGSVVFGIYYVAKISSEFKEGAEFTQNTAIRPFKEYTLKADFTKFFTKEDSLNYGIDPQNYKERRILDDRDDDFDAPRNIWIRIEKSEDGKTEISQNYKARGKTFEAALKNAQNVHYGFLQQGAVLNFGPMLWLPKNANWRGQEVALTMKVPVGTQIRVSRSLHRYLSIYDYWTCNDNAGDAEFTDWVMTESGLKCKHLPIEEPKKEEE; this is encoded by the coding sequence ATGAAGAAGACACACAACATAAATATTGGCAACTCCATTATTCATATTGAAGAGGATGCCTATGAAATGCTTACCATTTACCTGAACGAGGTAAAGCAGCACTTTGCAAGAAATGCAGATGATTTTGAAATTGTAACGGACATTGAAAACCGCATAGCAGAGATGTTTGCTGAAATGCTGAGCGTTCAGCAAAAGCAGGTGATCGGTATTGCCGATGTTCAATCCGTTATGCAGCAGATGGGCTCTGTAAAGGATTTTGAAACTTCAGAAGAAACAGATGAAAAATATGCCGCCCCGCAGGAGTACGATTCCATAAAGAAATTATACAGGGATACCGACCAGGCTATGATTGCCGGAGTATGCGCTGGCTTGGCGCATTACCTGGACCTGAATGTGAAATGGGTAAGGTTGTTTACTTTTCTTACCATTTTCATCTTTGGTTCGGGCTTGCTGGCCTATATCATTTTCTGGATCATGGTGCCAAAGGCAAAAACACGTTTTGAACGGATGTCGATGTACGGTGAGGAACCCACTTTACGTGGCTTTGCCAACAGCCATCAGCATCCATTGGTTAAACAATCCAAAGGTTTTGTAGCAGAATTTTTTGAAGTGATCTGGAACTTTCTGCAGGGAACAGGAAGGATTATCCTTAAAGTCATTGCCATCAGCATTACGGTTTTTGGGTCATTCCTTATACTGGCCCTCATTTCGGCTGCTGCGGCGCTGTTTGGTTTCTGGGATGCTGATATCTTCAGTTATTTTCCCCTGAACATCATCAACCAGGAGTATATCCCCGCAGTGGTTTTTGCAGCACTCCTCTTGTTTGGTATTCCGGTACTGGCCCTTATTATTTTCTCGCTGCGGGTTGCTTTCAACGGTAAGCCCATAAACAAAGCCTTTTCATTTGGAATGCTGATCGTATGGCTGGGCAGCGTGGTGTTTGGTATTTATTATGTAGCCAAAATATCGTCGGAGTTTAAAGAAGGCGCGGAGTTTACACAGAATACGGCCATCAGGCCTTTTAAGGAATATACCTTAAAGGCCGATTTTACTAAGTTTTTCACGAAGGAAGACAGCCTTAATTATGGTATTGACCCACAGAATTATAAAGAGAGAAGAATTCTGGACGATCGTGACGATGATTTTGATGCGCCCCGGAACATCTGGATCAGGATAGAAAAAAGCGAGGACGGCAAGACCGAGATCAGCCAGAATTACAAAGCAAGGGGCAAAACCTTTGAAGCCGCTTTAAAGAACGCACAGAATGTCCACTACGGTTTTCTGCAGCAGGGCGCAGTACTGAATTTTGGCCCGATGCTGTGGCTGCCAAAAAATGCCAACTGGCGAGGACAGGAAGTGGCATTGACGATGAAAGTCCCGGTAGGCACCCAGATCAGGGTCAGCAGGTCACTGCACAGGTATCTTTCCATTTACGATTACTGGACCTGTAACGACAATGCCGGTGATGCCGAGTTCACAGACTGGGTAATGACCGAATCCGGGCTGAAATGCAAGCATTTGCCCATTGAAGAACCAAAAAAAGAGGAAGAATAA
- a CDS encoding PadR family transcriptional regulator, whose translation MIAENTQTQMRKGIIEYCVLLIISRGEIYASDIIAELKQARLLVVEGTLYPLLTRLKNNGLLSYNWVESTSGPPRKYYMLTEDGKAILKQLDTTWQELEYAINTSRKVADQESKGPVNPTNS comes from the coding sequence ATGATAGCAGAGAATACCCAAACACAAATGCGGAAGGGCATAATTGAATATTGTGTCCTGCTCATTATATCAAGAGGCGAAATTTATGCTTCAGATATCATCGCAGAATTGAAACAAGCCAGGCTTCTGGTGGTAGAGGGCACACTTTATCCCTTGCTTACACGCTTGAAGAACAATGGCTTGCTGAGCTACAACTGGGTAGAATCAACTTCGGGCCCGCCACGCAAGTACTACATGCTAACCGAAGATGGCAAAGCCATTTTAAAGCAGCTGGATACCACCTGGCAGGAGCTTGAATATGCCATAAATACATCCAGGAAGGTAGCCGATCAGGAATCAAAAGGACCAGTTAATCCCACAAACTCATGA
- a CDS encoding putative sensor domain DACNV-containing protein — protein sequence MIYRTTYQAAKVIAPKVEAIFAQHLSAASESGEEDLAPLPTADVVEAILDATFWASLRKEEGHSPKISLAYLPPQQAGNPLLFKQRLPLNPGTLTKIAPGVERAGIHLGIWIEEGELYVWGTTVSIPNFCFVVDVSEPALLVIKHRRIYGFGKFTNLAVLKGDQVKVVESHHSSLPDCPPMLLSLLDLTAPSYWNDAVNVLIQLAVSMRAHGRGGTLLVVPNETRNWLQSIIKPIQYGIQPSFTGLSKLLQQERKEASQIFWQTALKREVEHLAGLTAVDGATVISTSYELLAFGAKIGRAKGKENIDELSFSEPIIGGAAVVLHPSKVGGTRHLSAAQFVHDQRDAMALVASQDGHFTIYSWSPQQQRVQAHRIDTLLL from the coding sequence ATGATCTACCGCACAACCTATCAGGCAGCAAAAGTTATTGCCCCAAAAGTGGAAGCCATTTTTGCGCAACACCTTAGTGCTGCCAGTGAAAGCGGAGAAGAGGACCTGGCGCCGTTGCCTACTGCAGACGTGGTTGAAGCCATTCTGGATGCGACATTCTGGGCCAGTCTGCGTAAAGAAGAGGGCCATTCCCCAAAAATATCCCTTGCTTATTTGCCACCCCAGCAGGCCGGAAACCCCTTGCTTTTTAAGCAGCGGCTGCCTTTAAATCCCGGTACTTTAACAAAAATTGCTCCTGGTGTTGAACGCGCGGGCATACATCTGGGCATCTGGATTGAAGAAGGGGAATTGTATGTATGGGGAACTACGGTAAGCATACCCAACTTTTGTTTTGTGGTGGATGTATCTGAGCCGGCATTGCTGGTCATTAAACACCGCCGCATTTATGGTTTCGGTAAATTTACTAACCTGGCCGTATTGAAGGGCGATCAGGTCAAAGTTGTAGAAAGCCACCACAGCAGCCTGCCCGATTGTCCGCCAATGCTGTTGTCGCTGCTCGATTTAACCGCACCTTCCTACTGGAACGATGCTGTCAATGTGCTCATCCAGCTTGCGGTTTCTATGCGTGCCCATGGCCGGGGTGGTACGCTGCTTGTTGTGCCAAATGAAACCAGGAACTGGCTGCAGTCTATCATTAAGCCTATACAATATGGTATTCAACCTTCATTTACCGGGCTCTCCAAGTTGCTGCAGCAGGAGAGGAAGGAGGCTAGCCAGATCTTCTGGCAAACGGCGCTTAAACGTGAAGTAGAGCACCTGGCGGGATTAACAGCTGTAGATGGTGCCACGGTGATCAGTACATCATACGAACTGCTCGCCTTCGGTGCCAAAATAGGAAGGGCCAAAGGAAAAGAAAATATTGATGAGCTCTCTTTTTCGGAACCGATTATTGGGGGCGCTGCGGTAGTGCTCCATCCTTCTAAAGTAGGGGGCACACGGCACCTTTCGGCTGCCCAGTTTGTTCACGATCAGAGAGATGCCATGGCGCTGGTTGCCTCTCAGGACGGACATTTTACCATTTACAGCTGGTCGCCCCAACAGCAAAGGGTTCAGGCCCATAGAATTGATACTTTATTACTTTAA
- a CDS encoding TonB-dependent receptor, whose protein sequence is MKYFSITLIFSILFSFQSLAQPGHIKGQVSAENKPLSNVNVSLQGTSLLIKTDSAGNYAFDKVAPANYKIQVSAVGFRKMIKTVALKPNENLKIDFDLSNFQNDLNEVVVTGTLKEVRRLESPVPVEVYTPAFFRKNPTPSIFEALQNVNGVRPQLNCNICNTGDIHINGLEGPYTMILIDGMPIVSSLSSVYGLSGIPNSLVEQIEIVKGPASSLYGSEAVGGLINIITKKPQNAPLFSADIFATSYREFNTDLGFKFKAGKNTDVLTGVNYFKYGHPIDDNHDNFTDVTLQDRVSVFQKWNFKRKYDRIFTLGGRYVYEDRWGGEMQWNKSYRGGDEVYGESIYTNRWELIGNYQLPVSEKLFLAFSYNEHDQDSRYGITSYIAEQKIGFAQLTWDKQINNHDLLFGAAMRYTYYDDNTPATTSMNQSLKKNTWLPGVFVQDEITLAPKHKFLAGFRYDYNSVHGNIFTPRLAYKWSINDNNILRLNAGTGFRVVNIFTEDHAALTGAREVKVVNELKPEKTYNVNLNYLKKIYLSNGTFFGIESSAFYTHFNNRIIGDFDTNPNQIIYDNLDGYAVSKGLSTNIDLTLTNGLKIIFGGTYQDVATYESGVKKQQILTEKFSGNWAVSYKIRPLKLTLDYTGNIYSPMRLPLLNELDPRKEYSPTWSIQNIQLTFGGFKKIELYGGVKNLLNWTPNRGNPFIIARANDPFDKHPEVDNPYNLTFDPTYVYGPNQRIRGFMGVRLTIK, encoded by the coding sequence ATGAAATACTTTTCCATAACCCTTATTTTTTCGATCCTGTTTTCATTTCAGTCCCTGGCCCAACCGGGCCATATTAAGGGACAGGTATCAGCGGAAAACAAACCACTTTCAAACGTAAACGTTAGCTTGCAGGGCACATCATTGCTTATAAAAACAGATAGTGCGGGAAATTATGCTTTCGATAAAGTAGCTCCGGCTAATTATAAAATCCAGGTGTCTGCCGTAGGCTTTAGAAAAATGATTAAAACAGTTGCGTTGAAGCCAAATGAAAACCTAAAAATAGATTTTGACCTGAGTAATTTCCAGAACGACCTGAACGAGGTGGTGGTAACCGGAACGCTGAAGGAGGTAAGACGCCTGGAAAGTCCGGTGCCTGTAGAGGTCTATACCCCTGCATTTTTCAGAAAGAACCCTACGCCAAGTATTTTCGAGGCCCTGCAGAATGTAAATGGGGTGCGCCCGCAGTTAAACTGTAATATCTGCAATACAGGCGATATCCATATCAATGGTCTGGAAGGACCATACACTATGATCCTGATTGATGGCATGCCTATAGTGAGCAGTCTTTCCAGCGTTTATGGCCTGTCGGGCATCCCCAACTCGCTTGTAGAGCAGATTGAGATTGTGAAAGGGCCGGCTTCATCCCTGTATGGAAGTGAGGCCGTAGGAGGACTGATCAATATCATCACTAAAAAGCCGCAAAATGCCCCTTTATTTTCTGCTGATATTTTTGCAACCAGCTACCGGGAATTCAATACCGATCTGGGCTTTAAATTTAAAGCGGGTAAAAACACAGATGTGTTAACCGGGGTTAATTACTTCAAATACGGGCATCCTATAGATGATAACCACGATAATTTTACGGATGTAACGCTGCAGGACCGCGTTTCCGTGTTCCAGAAATGGAATTTTAAAAGAAAATATGATCGGATATTTACCTTGGGCGGAAGATATGTTTATGAAGACCGCTGGGGCGGGGAAATGCAATGGAATAAAAGCTACAGAGGAGGGGATGAAGTGTATGGGGAAAGCATTTATACCAATCGCTGGGAACTGATCGGAAATTACCAGCTCCCGGTCAGTGAAAAACTATTCCTTGCCTTTTCTTATAACGAGCACGATCAGGACAGCCGCTATGGAATCACTTCTTACATTGCCGAACAGAAAATCGGCTTTGCACAGCTTACCTGGGACAAGCAAATAAATAATCACGACCTGCTGTTTGGTGCAGCAATGCGTTACACCTATTACGACGACAATACGCCAGCTACCACAAGTATGAACCAAAGCCTGAAAAAAAATACCTGGCTGCCCGGGGTTTTTGTACAGGACGAAATTACACTGGCCCCAAAGCATAAGTTCCTGGCCGGGTTCAGGTACGATTACAATTCTGTACACGGTAATATATTTACACCGAGATTGGCCTATAAATGGAGCATCAACGACAATAACATCCTCCGCTTAAATGCCGGTACAGGTTTCAGGGTGGTCAATATTTTTACGGAGGACCATGCTGCATTAACCGGGGCGAGGGAAGTAAAGGTGGTAAATGAGCTGAAACCCGAAAAAACATACAATGTAAACCTGAACTACCTGAAAAAAATATACCTGTCCAACGGAACATTTTTCGGTATAGAATCATCTGCTTTTTATACCCATTTCAACAACAGGATTATAGGAGATTTTGACACCAATCCCAACCAGATCATTTACGATAACCTGGATGGATATGCGGTAAGTAAGGGCCTCAGCACCAATATAGACCTCACCCTTACCAATGGCCTGAAAATCATATTTGGGGGTACCTATCAGGATGTGGCTACTTATGAGAGCGGTGTTAAAAAACAGCAGATCCTCACTGAAAAGTTTTCGGGCAACTGGGCGGTTTCCTACAAGATCAGGCCCTTAAAACTAACGCTGGACTATACCGGCAATATTTATAGCCCGATGCGCCTGCCCTTATTAAATGAGCTTGATCCGCGTAAGGAATACTCACCAACATGGAGCATACAGAACATTCAGCTTACTTTCGGGGGCTTTAAAAAGATAGAGCTTTATGGCGGTGTTAAAAACCTGCTCAACTGGACACCTAACCGGGGCAATCCCTTTATCATTGCCCGCGCAAATGATCCCTTTGATAAACATCCTGAGGTAGACAATCCCTATAATCTGACTTTTGACCCTACCTATGTATACGGGCCAAACCAGCGCATAAGGGGCTTTATGGGTGTGAGATTGACAATTAAATGA
- a CDS encoding metal-dependent transcriptional regulator, with translation MLSYTEENYLKALLMLSFQNAERPEAGTNEMAAYLGVKPATATDMLKKLKEKELVTYQKYGKILLTDLGRKKGIAILRKHRLWETFLYEKLDFSWDEVHEVAEQLEHIQSAKLVDKLEEFLNFPEFDPHGDPIPKANGDIPSIDKVLLSEIKAGETCMVVAVKDTSAVFLQYLEKLKITIGTTIKVLELIDFDGSLTIGIEKEEARSVSMKFAESLFVRR, from the coding sequence ATGCTATCTTATACGGAAGAAAACTACTTAAAGGCTTTGCTCATGCTTAGCTTTCAGAACGCAGAAAGACCAGAGGCCGGCACCAATGAAATGGCCGCATATTTGGGTGTAAAACCCGCTACAGCCACGGATATGCTGAAAAAGCTGAAAGAAAAAGAGCTGGTAACCTATCAGAAATACGGGAAGATCTTACTGACAGATTTGGGCAGAAAAAAAGGGATAGCGATATTGAGGAAACACCGCTTATGGGAAACCTTTTTATATGAAAAGCTGGATTTTAGCTGGGATGAAGTGCATGAAGTAGCCGAACAACTGGAGCATATCCAGTCGGCCAAACTGGTAGATAAGCTGGAAGAATTCCTGAATTTCCCTGAATTCGACCCTCATGGGGATCCCATTCCAAAAGCAAATGGCGATATTCCGAGCATTGATAAAGTACTTTTATCAGAAATAAAAGCGGGCGAAACCTGTATGGTTGTGGCGGTTAAAGATACTTCTGCTGTATTTCTGCAATACCTGGAGAAACTAAAGATCACGATAGGCACCACAATAAAAGTTTTAGAGTTAATTGATTTTGACGGATCCCTTACCATCGGGATTGAGAAAGAAGAAGCAAGAAGTGTTTCCATGAAGTTTGCGGAAAGTCTTTTTGTAAGGAGATAG
- a CDS encoding DUF2130 domain-containing protein, producing MSTEIKCPNCSHTFPIEEVMAEEYKKDLREKMVSFTKQKDEEYNKKLNEFAQQQKQQEQAFEQQKQQQAQLFEQKLEAEKKQLQQVLEENLRKSIASDFENKLQMLDNANKDSEEKLKLARAKELEFLKKEQAMKEKEAELELEVQRKLQEQRTEMVEQIRKQEAEKNSLKETEHQLRVKELEKQLDDQKKLAEEMKRKAEQGSMQLQGEVQELILEELLRNTFPFDLVTEVGKGVRGADCVHHIRNQFGQECGKIIYESKRTKDFSMEWIEKLKKDMRSMGVDVAVIVTQAYPKGMDCFGERDGVWICSFDEVKAVSYILRDGIVKLFSAAKSQENRGDKMHMLYDYLTSNEFSEQWKAIREGFMSMKLSIQRERDAMEKLWKAREKQLEKVMLNAAHIRGSIEGIAGTDSIQLNLTDEDDEPLLLE from the coding sequence ATGTCTACAGAGATAAAATGCCCCAATTGTTCGCATACCTTCCCTATTGAGGAGGTAATGGCAGAGGAATATAAAAAAGACCTTCGCGAAAAGATGGTCTCTTTTACCAAACAAAAGGACGAGGAATACAATAAAAAGCTGAACGAATTTGCCCAGCAGCAGAAGCAGCAGGAACAGGCTTTCGAGCAGCAGAAACAGCAACAGGCCCAGCTATTTGAACAAAAGCTGGAAGCTGAAAAAAAACAGCTGCAGCAGGTGCTGGAAGAAAACCTCCGAAAAAGCATTGCCTCCGATTTTGAGAACAAGCTGCAAATGCTGGACAATGCCAATAAGGACAGCGAAGAAAAATTAAAGCTTGCACGTGCAAAAGAACTGGAATTCCTGAAAAAGGAACAGGCCATGAAAGAGAAGGAAGCGGAGCTGGAACTGGAGGTACAAAGGAAACTTCAGGAGCAGCGTACCGAAATGGTAGAGCAGATCCGTAAGCAGGAAGCCGAAAAAAACAGTTTAAAAGAGACTGAACACCAGTTAAGGGTGAAGGAGCTCGAAAAGCAGCTTGACGACCAAAAAAAACTGGCAGAAGAAATGAAGCGGAAGGCCGAACAGGGCTCTATGCAACTGCAGGGCGAAGTACAGGAACTGATCCTTGAGGAGTTGCTCCGGAATACTTTTCCGTTCGACCTGGTTACAGAAGTCGGGAAAGGGGTTAGAGGGGCCGACTGCGTACACCACATCAGGAACCAGTTTGGCCAGGAATGCGGTAAGATCATCTATGAGAGCAAGCGGACCAAGGACTTTTCTATGGAATGGATTGAAAAGCTGAAAAAAGACATGCGCAGCATGGGTGTAGATGTAGCCGTAATTGTAACCCAGGCTTACCCGAAAGGCATGGATTGCTTTGGAGAAAGAGATGGGGTATGGATCTGTTCTTTTGACGAGGTAAAAGCAGTATCCTATATCCTCAGGGACGGGATTGTAAAGCTGTTCAGTGCGGCCAAATCACAGGAAAACAGGGGCGATAAAATGCATATGCTGTACGACTACCTGACCAGCAATGAATTTTCTGAGCAATGGAAAGCCATCCGGGAAGGCTTCATGAGCATGAAACTGTCTATCCAGAGGGAGCGCGATGCCATGGAAAAACTATGGAAGGCCAGGGAAAAACAACTGGAAAAAGTAATGCTGAATGCCGCCCACATCCGCGGCTCCATCGAGGGCATTGCGGGAACAGACAGCATACAGCTGAACCTGACAGATGAGGACGATGAACCTTTATTGCTGGAATAA
- the rlmF gene encoding 23S rRNA (adenine(1618)-N(6))-methyltransferase RlmF, whose translation MSEEKHILHPRNKHRSRYDFPELIKSLPALQPFVAVNAHGGVSIDFSDPAAVKMLNKALLKHFYGLSNWDIPANYLCPPIPGRADYIHYLADLLAEGNKGVAPKGRQVKGLDIGMGANCIYPIIGVQEYGWSFLGSDIDPGAIKAAKAIIAANPALTNAVGCRQQQHKGHIFKGIVKPGERFDFSMCNPPFHASAEEAQLGSRRKLQNLGKNRGKETVLNFGGKNSELWYEGGEVAFIRNMINESVAIAGQCLWFSSLVSKSSNLGFIYKALEKVKPAVVRTVEMAQGQKISRFVAWSFLSASEQQQWACNRWQPKK comes from the coding sequence ATGTCCGAAGAAAAACATATCCTTCATCCCCGCAATAAGCACCGGTCCAGGTACGATTTTCCTGAGCTGATCAAAAGTCTGCCCGCTTTACAGCCTTTTGTGGCAGTCAATGCCCATGGGGGCGTGTCTATCGATTTTTCTGATCCCGCAGCTGTTAAAATGCTGAATAAGGCTTTGCTGAAGCATTTTTATGGCCTCAGTAATTGGGATATCCCGGCAAATTATCTTTGTCCGCCTATTCCCGGCAGGGCCGATTATATCCATTATCTGGCCGATTTGCTGGCCGAAGGAAATAAGGGCGTAGCACCGAAAGGCAGACAGGTTAAAGGACTGGATATAGGGATGGGGGCAAATTGCATTTATCCCATTATCGGCGTACAGGAGTATGGCTGGAGCTTTTTGGGCTCAGATATAGACCCGGGGGCAATTAAAGCGGCAAAAGCCATTATTGCGGCCAATCCTGCGCTGACAAATGCAGTAGGCTGCCGGCAGCAGCAACATAAAGGGCATATTTTTAAAGGAATAGTTAAGCCGGGGGAGCGGTTTGATTTCAGTATGTGCAACCCGCCCTTTCATGCTTCTGCCGAAGAGGCACAGTTGGGCAGCAGGAGAAAGCTGCAGAACCTGGGTAAAAATAGGGGGAAAGAAACAGTACTCAATTTTGGCGGAAAAAATTCAGAACTCTGGTATGAAGGTGGGGAGGTTGCTTTTATCCGGAACATGATCAATGAGAGTGTGGCTATAGCCGGTCAATGCCTTTGGTTCAGCAGCCTGGTTTCCAAAAGCAGCAACCTAGGTTTTATTTATAAAGCTTTGGAAAAGGTAAAACCAGCGGTTGTCAGGACTGTTGAAATGGCTCAGGGACAAAAAATCAGTCGTTTCGTAGCCTGGTCTTTTTTATCCGCATCCGAGCAGCAGCAGTGGGCCTGCAACAGGTGGCAGCCTAAAAAGTAA
- a CDS encoding diacylglycerol kinase — protein MSRFIKSFGYAFSGLGHAIKTQLNFRVHLLALALVTASGYWIKLTITEWLWIIGAAGMVLVTELLNTAIEVLTDLVSPELHPKAKIIKDVSAAAVLVAALTAVAIGLIILIPKLLCHAA, from the coding sequence ATGAGCAGGTTTATTAAAAGTTTTGGTTATGCATTTTCGGGACTGGGCCATGCCATTAAAACCCAGCTCAACTTTAGGGTACACCTGCTGGCATTGGCGCTGGTAACTGCATCGGGCTATTGGATTAAACTGACAATCACAGAATGGCTCTGGATCATTGGCGCTGCGGGAATGGTGCTGGTAACCGAGTTGTTGAATACAGCAATTGAGGTATTAACAGACCTGGTTTCCCCGGAGTTACATCCGAAGGCAAAAATCATCAAAGACGTTTCGGCTGCGGCGGTATTGGTTGCGGCACTTACCGCTGTGGCAATAGGCCTGATCATCTTGATCCCAAAACTGCTTTGCCATGCTGCATAA
- the recO gene encoding DNA repair protein RecO has product MLHKTRGIVLKTTLYSENSVVVQIFTEKFGIQSYMINGVKKPRAKISMNMLQPLHLVDMVVYHKANTNIQRISELRPAPVFRNIPYDIIKSTIVIFLNEVLYKSIRQQTTDEHLFDFIFNAICWFDETEEQNVNFHLAFLLKLSRFLGFAPSTENKSDQNYFDLQEGEFRSIVPVHPYFLNKADALVFISLFSLPFEKINEINIENKTRRSILDKILVYYTLHTASFGEIRSHQVLEDVLS; this is encoded by the coding sequence ATGCTGCATAAAACCAGGGGCATTGTTTTAAAGACCACATTGTACAGCGAAAACAGCGTGGTGGTACAGATCTTCACTGAAAAGTTTGGCATACAGTCGTACATGATCAACGGGGTTAAAAAGCCCCGGGCAAAGATCAGCATGAACATGCTGCAGCCCCTGCATCTGGTAGATATGGTGGTTTACCATAAGGCCAATACAAATATACAGCGTATTTCTGAACTGCGCCCGGCCCCGGTGTTCAGAAACATTCCTTACGACATCATTAAAAGCACTATTGTTATTTTCCTGAATGAGGTCTTATACAAAAGCATCCGGCAGCAGACGACAGATGAACACCTTTTTGATTTTATTTTTAATGCCATATGCTGGTTTGATGAAACTGAAGAACAAAACGTAAACTTTCATCTTGCCTTTCTACTCAAGCTTTCCAGGTTTTTAGGCTTTGCCCCGAGTACCGAAAACAAAAGCGACCAGAATTATTTCGATTTACAGGAGGGGGAATTCAGATCTATCGTACCTGTACACCCTTATTTCCTGAACAAAGCAGATGCTTTGGTATTCATTTCCTTATTTTCTTTGCCCTTTGAAAAAATAAATGAAATAAATATAGAAAATAAAACGCGCCGCTCCATACTAGATAAAATACTGGTTTACTACACTTTACATACCGCGTCTTTTGGTGAGATCCGTTCCCACCAGGTACTGGAAGATGTTCTGTCTTAA